One window of the Lepeophtheirus salmonis chromosome 7, UVic_Lsal_1.4, whole genome shotgun sequence genome contains the following:
- the Ack-like gene encoding activated Cdc42 kinase-like isoform X1, producing the protein MMSAESGRHDSALMAYPGGLYDLLMDARLTEFFNPLKTVLNVMTLHELKARVDEDFLSIGMSKPEIRRLKSSTAKFLPASNASLSSKLKRFLSVGGGLSGHETLPRSRKGSLGEGLRERKASFRVPFQHLIPLASVRVHQSLGSGEFGVVQRGVWTDPEGIAHQVAVKALSKEHMQNNTIVFMKEYEVMQSIEHPSIVKLFGVVLDAPRIMLITELAALRSLLECLNEPSSRSSFHVSRLCEFSLQICQGMSYLEEKRLIHRDLAARNILVFSKEVVKISDFGLSRALGVGKDYYQTNFNANLKLPIAWCAPECINFLKFTSASDVWAFSTALWEMFSYGFQPWAGLTGKQILDAIDEPHSRRLERPPYCPKDYYRIMMECWSHDPIKRPTFARLYHLLFDAKPERVKAIALPNVPGHLAYFVGDIMTVLDKTEGENALWKGCTDDGKVGYFSPNNTVAYIGNLPTSNSVVAFQRSSVRGSKNGIKKKISRDMISGPRGHVQHTGHVGVDGAYFGDVSGFHGSVSSSKSAEFVSMPCLSRADSDLSERAPLISSVSQQNRHDGISNRNPKMVFATGYLRKSSNTTEKPQQNHEYQSINEDDAGELFSTPLDLGPSLMDEVFNELDSSLDSAEAEKNERIREILKEVKKSQQPLPVKKSEFKEDFKDLVISTLARHKTRSNHKRQQATVKPINAQDEKTLESAIAMANALASKSMHELDKRGTEDFYENSPIPSPLTPNSPSKKFSFWFPNVGKSVSSPKSERRHFSEEVKFVSGDIESSLTPGAKDAYRTLIEGSSRASPTSNNLNNNSQSSSPSNDSLLQQYNRLSLPPSDFHQKGNPLPLPPKSIKMNNPPPKRHVRKNPLIITDESDDGFRSIAEVNQGLDNTSISQFGRVNTLPNNRSSSLYNFNNNNNFSHFSMFNSLHHHNNNNGDDFENAIACSMDALDNIDEIPKYSSPKHSLDIGNNGDEDSLPLVQYNQDHVSCEDLLDFHRQRPEDCDEVRIMKKVLKRDMIQDDEEAVSALCATGWNVHHAIKLIKIFLLHIFYLMFVHLNSLSIVCQRASPSVLLYFCRVHSSSTLSYPHQSSRFYFCYKSISSHKIYNTHSCVLLS; encoded by the exons ATGATGAGCGCAGAGTCGGGAAGACATGACTCGGCTCTTATGGCCTATCCAGGAGGTCTGTACGATCTTCTTATGGATGCACGTCTCACAGAGTTCTTCAATCCCCTCAAGACAGTGCTCAACGTCATGACACTGCATGAGTTGAAGGCGCGTGTGGACGAAGACTTTTTGTCGATCGGGATGTCCAAGCCGGAGATCCGGCGCCTGAAAAGCTCGACCGCCAAGTTTCTTCCCGCCTCGAACGCGAGTCTCTCGAGCAAGTTGAAGCGGTTTTTGAGTGTTGGGGGCGGCCTGAGCGGACATGAGACTCTGCCTCGGAGTCGTAAAGGGAGTTTGGGTGAGGGGCTGCGTGAGAGGAAGGCGTCGTTCCGAGTGCCTTTCCAACATTTGATTCCTTTGGCCTCTGTGCGCGTGCATCAGTCCTTGGGATCCGGAGAGTTTGGAGTGGTGCAACGTGGCGTGTGGACAGATCCCGAGGGCATTGCTCACCAAGTGGCTGTGAAGGCCCTTTCCAAGGAGCACATGCAGAACAATACGATCGTGTTTATGAAGGAGTATGAAGTGATGCAATCCATTGAGCACCCCTCCATTGTCAAGCTCTTTGGTGTTGTGTTGGACGCTCCTCGTATCATGCTCATCACTGAATTAGCAGCCCTTCGATCTCTATTAGAATGTCTTAACGAGCCTTCATCTCGGAGTTCCTTCCATGTCTCTCGATTGTGTGAGTTTTCCCTCCAAATTTGCCAAGGAATGAGTTACTTAGAGGAAAAAAGACTTATTCATCGAGATTTAGCTGCTAGAAATATCcttgtattttcaaaagaagTTGTTAAGATATCAGACTTTGGGTTGAGTCGTGCCTTAGGCGTCGGAAAGGACTATtatcaaacaaattttaatgcGAATCTCAAACTACCTATTGCATGGTGTGCACCAGAATGtattaattttctcaaattcACTTCGGCCTCTGACGTTTGGGCTTTCTCAACAGCTCTCTGGGAAATGTTTTCATATGGGTTTCAACCATGGGCTGGGCTTACTGGCAAACAAATTCTGGATGCCATCGATGAACCTCATTCACGGCGCTTAGAACGCCCACCTTATTGTCCTAAAGATTACTATCGTATAATGATGGAATGTTGGAGTCATGATCCCATCAAGCGCCCTACTTTTGCTAGACTTTATCACTTACTTTTTGATGCCAAACCAGAGCGTGTTAAAGCCATTGCTCTCCCTAACGTACCAGGACATCTTGCCTATTTTGTGGGGGACATTATGACAGTCTTGGATAAAACAGAGGGTGAAAATGCACTTTGGAAGGGATGTACCGATGATGGAAAGGTCGGTTACTTCTCTCCAAATAATACTGTCGCTTATATTGGCAATTTACCCACCTCTAACAGCGTTGTGGCTTTCCAGAGATCCTCTGTTAGAGGTTCTAAAAATGGTATCAAGAAGAAAATTAGTAGGGATATGATAAGTGGACCTAGAGGTCATGTTCAACACACTGGTCATGTGGGAGTGGATGGGGCATACTTCGGAGACGTTAGTGGGTTTCATGGTTCTGTCTCTTCTTCGAAGTCTGCTGAGTTTGTTTCCATGCCTTGTCTAAGTCGAGCAGATTCGGATTTAAGCGAAAGAGCACCACTTATTTCTTCAGTTTCTCAACAGAATCGTCATGATGGAATCTCAAATAGGAATCCTAAAATGGTATTTGCGACGGGATATCTTCGTAAAAGCTCAAATACTACTGAAAAACCTCAACAGAATCACGAATATCAATCTATAAATGAGGACGATGCGGGAGAGTTATTTTCTACTCCTTTGGATCTTGGTCCTAGTTTAATGGATGAAGTATTTAATGAATTGGACTCTAGTCTTGACTCAGCTGAAGCCGAAAAAAACGAGAGGATACGTGAAATCTTGAAAGAAGTTAAGAAATCTCAGCAACCTTTACCTGTTAAAAAATCTGAATTCAAGGAAGACTTTAAAGACTTGGTTATCTCCACATTAGCTCGTCATAAAACTCGATCTAATCACAAGCGACAACAAGCAACTGTGAAGCCTATTAATGCACAAGACGAAAAAACTTTAGAAAGTGCAATAGCCATGGCAAATGCTCTTGCCTCTAAGTCAATGCACGAATTAGATAAAAGAGGTACAGAGGATTTTTATGAGAACTCTCCTATTCCTTCTCCCCTGACTCCAAATTCTCCTTCTAAAAAGTTTTCCTTCTGGTTTCCTAATGTCGGAAAATCTGTTTCTAGTCCTAAGTCGGAGAGACGTCACTTCAGTGAGGAAGTGAAATTTGTGTCCGGTGATATCGAGTCTTCTCTTACTCCTGGAGCAAAAGATGCATATCGCACACTCATTGAAGGCTCCAGTCGTGCATCTCCTACTTCCAATAACTTAAATAACAATTCACAATCATCTTCTCCGTCCAATGATTCACTCCTTCAGCAATACAATCGTCTTAGTCTTCCTCCGTCGGATTTCCATCAGAAAGGAAATCCTCTGCCTTTGCCtccaaaatctataaaaatgaataatccaCCGCCTAAACGTCATGTTCGGAAAAATCCCTTAATTATAACAGATGAATCAGACGATGGCTTCAGAAGTATTGCCGAAGTAAATCAg GGCTTGGATAACACTAGTATTTCTCAATTTGGTCGTGTAAATACCCTTCCAAACAATCGTTCCTCATCCTTAtacaactttaataataataacaattttagtCACTTCTCAATGTTTAATTCCCTCCatcatcataataataataatggagaTGACTTCGAAAATGCCATCGCGTGTAGTATGGATGCTTTGGATAATATTGATGAAATACCAAAGTACTCTAGCCCCAAACATTCGTTGGACATTGGAAATAATGGAGACGAAGACTCTTTACCATTAGTTCAATATAATCAAGATCACGTCTCATGTGAGGATTTATTAGATTTTCATCGTCAGAGGCCGGAGGACTGTGATGAAGTTCGTATCATGAAAAAAGTTCTAAAGCGGGATATGATTCAAGATGACGAAGAAGCTGTGTCTGCTTTGTGTGCTACTGGATGGAATGTTCATCACgccattaaattaattaag atatttctattacatattttttatttaatgtttgtgCATTTGAATTCATTATCCATAGTCTGTCAAAGGGCCAGTCCCAGtgttcttttgtatttttgtcgAGTCCATTCTTCTTCAACATTATCATATCCTCATCAAAGtagtagattttatttttgttataaaagtatCAGTAgccacaaaatatataatactcaTTCGTGTGTCTTATTaagttag
- the Ack-like gene encoding activated Cdc42 kinase-like isoform X2 codes for MMSAESGRHDSALMAYPGGLYDLLMDARLTEFFNPLKTVLNVMTLHELKARVDEDFLSIGMSKPEIRRLKSSTAKFLPASNASLSSKLKRFLSVGGGLSGHETLPRSRKGSLGEGLRERKASFRVPFQHLIPLASVRVHQSLGSGEFGVVQRGVWTDPEGIAHQVAVKALSKEHMQNNTIVFMKEYEVMQSIEHPSIVKLFGVVLDAPRIMLITELAALRSLLECLNEPSSRSSFHVSRLCEFSLQICQGMSYLEEKRLIHRDLAARNILVFSKEVVKISDFGLSRALGVGKDYYQTNFNANLKLPIAWCAPECINFLKFTSASDVWAFSTALWEMFSYGFQPWAGLTGKQILDAIDEPHSRRLERPPYCPKDYYRIMMECWSHDPIKRPTFARLYHLLFDAKPERVKAIALPNVPGHLAYFVGDIMTVLDKTEGENALWKGCTDDGKVGYFSPNNTVAYIGNLPTSNSVVAFQRSSVRGSKNGIKKKISRDMISGPRGHVQHTGHVGVDGAYFGDVSGFHGSVSSSKSAEFVSMPCLSRADSDLSERAPLISSVSQQNRHDGISNRNPKMVFATGYLRKSSNTTEKPQQNHEYQSINEDDAGELFSTPLDLGPSLMDEVFNELDSSLDSAEAEKNERIREILKEVKKSQQPLPVKKSEFKEDFKDLVISTLARHKTRSNHKRQQATVKPINAQDEKTLESAIAMANALASKSMHELDKRGTEDFYENSPIPSPLTPNSPSKKFSFWFPNVGKSVSSPKSERRHFSEEVKFVSGDIESSLTPGAKDAYRTLIEGSSRASPTSNNLNNNSQSSSPSNDSLLQQYNRLSLPPSDFHQKGNPLPLPPKSIKMNNPPPKRHVRKNPLIITDESDDGFRSIAEVNQGLDNTSISQFGRVNTLPNNRSSSLYNFNNNNNFSHFSMFNSLHHHNNNNGDDFENAIACSMDALDNIDEIPKYSSPKHSLDIGNNGDEDSLPLVQYNQDHVSCEDLLDFHRQRPEDCDEVRIMKKVLKRDMIQDDEEAVSALCATGWNVHHAIKLIKVKNLIKTRPTKFSDSELIETLRSFEWDVVKAVTALTKI; via the exons ATGATGAGCGCAGAGTCGGGAAGACATGACTCGGCTCTTATGGCCTATCCAGGAGGTCTGTACGATCTTCTTATGGATGCACGTCTCACAGAGTTCTTCAATCCCCTCAAGACAGTGCTCAACGTCATGACACTGCATGAGTTGAAGGCGCGTGTGGACGAAGACTTTTTGTCGATCGGGATGTCCAAGCCGGAGATCCGGCGCCTGAAAAGCTCGACCGCCAAGTTTCTTCCCGCCTCGAACGCGAGTCTCTCGAGCAAGTTGAAGCGGTTTTTGAGTGTTGGGGGCGGCCTGAGCGGACATGAGACTCTGCCTCGGAGTCGTAAAGGGAGTTTGGGTGAGGGGCTGCGTGAGAGGAAGGCGTCGTTCCGAGTGCCTTTCCAACATTTGATTCCTTTGGCCTCTGTGCGCGTGCATCAGTCCTTGGGATCCGGAGAGTTTGGAGTGGTGCAACGTGGCGTGTGGACAGATCCCGAGGGCATTGCTCACCAAGTGGCTGTGAAGGCCCTTTCCAAGGAGCACATGCAGAACAATACGATCGTGTTTATGAAGGAGTATGAAGTGATGCAATCCATTGAGCACCCCTCCATTGTCAAGCTCTTTGGTGTTGTGTTGGACGCTCCTCGTATCATGCTCATCACTGAATTAGCAGCCCTTCGATCTCTATTAGAATGTCTTAACGAGCCTTCATCTCGGAGTTCCTTCCATGTCTCTCGATTGTGTGAGTTTTCCCTCCAAATTTGCCAAGGAATGAGTTACTTAGAGGAAAAAAGACTTATTCATCGAGATTTAGCTGCTAGAAATATCcttgtattttcaaaagaagTTGTTAAGATATCAGACTTTGGGTTGAGTCGTGCCTTAGGCGTCGGAAAGGACTATtatcaaacaaattttaatgcGAATCTCAAACTACCTATTGCATGGTGTGCACCAGAATGtattaattttctcaaattcACTTCGGCCTCTGACGTTTGGGCTTTCTCAACAGCTCTCTGGGAAATGTTTTCATATGGGTTTCAACCATGGGCTGGGCTTACTGGCAAACAAATTCTGGATGCCATCGATGAACCTCATTCACGGCGCTTAGAACGCCCACCTTATTGTCCTAAAGATTACTATCGTATAATGATGGAATGTTGGAGTCATGATCCCATCAAGCGCCCTACTTTTGCTAGACTTTATCACTTACTTTTTGATGCCAAACCAGAGCGTGTTAAAGCCATTGCTCTCCCTAACGTACCAGGACATCTTGCCTATTTTGTGGGGGACATTATGACAGTCTTGGATAAAACAGAGGGTGAAAATGCACTTTGGAAGGGATGTACCGATGATGGAAAGGTCGGTTACTTCTCTCCAAATAATACTGTCGCTTATATTGGCAATTTACCCACCTCTAACAGCGTTGTGGCTTTCCAGAGATCCTCTGTTAGAGGTTCTAAAAATGGTATCAAGAAGAAAATTAGTAGGGATATGATAAGTGGACCTAGAGGTCATGTTCAACACACTGGTCATGTGGGAGTGGATGGGGCATACTTCGGAGACGTTAGTGGGTTTCATGGTTCTGTCTCTTCTTCGAAGTCTGCTGAGTTTGTTTCCATGCCTTGTCTAAGTCGAGCAGATTCGGATTTAAGCGAAAGAGCACCACTTATTTCTTCAGTTTCTCAACAGAATCGTCATGATGGAATCTCAAATAGGAATCCTAAAATGGTATTTGCGACGGGATATCTTCGTAAAAGCTCAAATACTACTGAAAAACCTCAACAGAATCACGAATATCAATCTATAAATGAGGACGATGCGGGAGAGTTATTTTCTACTCCTTTGGATCTTGGTCCTAGTTTAATGGATGAAGTATTTAATGAATTGGACTCTAGTCTTGACTCAGCTGAAGCCGAAAAAAACGAGAGGATACGTGAAATCTTGAAAGAAGTTAAGAAATCTCAGCAACCTTTACCTGTTAAAAAATCTGAATTCAAGGAAGACTTTAAAGACTTGGTTATCTCCACATTAGCTCGTCATAAAACTCGATCTAATCACAAGCGACAACAAGCAACTGTGAAGCCTATTAATGCACAAGACGAAAAAACTTTAGAAAGTGCAATAGCCATGGCAAATGCTCTTGCCTCTAAGTCAATGCACGAATTAGATAAAAGAGGTACAGAGGATTTTTATGAGAACTCTCCTATTCCTTCTCCCCTGACTCCAAATTCTCCTTCTAAAAAGTTTTCCTTCTGGTTTCCTAATGTCGGAAAATCTGTTTCTAGTCCTAAGTCGGAGAGACGTCACTTCAGTGAGGAAGTGAAATTTGTGTCCGGTGATATCGAGTCTTCTCTTACTCCTGGAGCAAAAGATGCATATCGCACACTCATTGAAGGCTCCAGTCGTGCATCTCCTACTTCCAATAACTTAAATAACAATTCACAATCATCTTCTCCGTCCAATGATTCACTCCTTCAGCAATACAATCGTCTTAGTCTTCCTCCGTCGGATTTCCATCAGAAAGGAAATCCTCTGCCTTTGCCtccaaaatctataaaaatgaataatccaCCGCCTAAACGTCATGTTCGGAAAAATCCCTTAATTATAACAGATGAATCAGACGATGGCTTCAGAAGTATTGCCGAAGTAAATCAg GGCTTGGATAACACTAGTATTTCTCAATTTGGTCGTGTAAATACCCTTCCAAACAATCGTTCCTCATCCTTAtacaactttaataataataacaattttagtCACTTCTCAATGTTTAATTCCCTCCatcatcataataataataatggagaTGACTTCGAAAATGCCATCGCGTGTAGTATGGATGCTTTGGATAATATTGATGAAATACCAAAGTACTCTAGCCCCAAACATTCGTTGGACATTGGAAATAATGGAGACGAAGACTCTTTACCATTAGTTCAATATAATCAAGATCACGTCTCATGTGAGGATTTATTAGATTTTCATCGTCAGAGGCCGGAGGACTGTGATGAAGTTCGTATCATGAAAAAAGTTCTAAAGCGGGATATGATTCAAGATGACGAAGAAGCTGTGTCTGCTTTGTGTGCTACTGGATGGAATGTTCATCACgccattaaattaattaaggttaaaaatttgataaagacTCGGCCTACTAAATTTTCTGATTCAGAATTAATTGAAACTCTCCGATCTTTTGAATGGGACGTTGTCAAAGCCGTAACGGCATTGACAAAAATTTAG
- the LOC121121701 gene encoding S-adenosylmethionine synthase → MFSDSVEKSSSMEKNSKTNDETFFFTSESVGEGHPDKMCDQISDAILDAHLAQDPDAKVACEVVTKTGMVFVFGEITSNAKDINYQKIVRNVVRDVGYDHTDKGFDFKTCCVLICLETQSSNIASGVWKGHTDEDLGAGDQGIMFGYATDETEEAMPLTLMLAHKLNKKVADLRRSGELPWARPDTKAQVTCEYAIKDGACVPLRVSAIVLSVQHCPDTPRERIIDDLTKKVITSTVPERYLNNNTVLKINPCGRFVVGGPQCRAGLTGRKMIVDTYGGWGAHGGGAFSGKDYTKVDRSGAYAVRQVAKSLVKSGICKRCLVQVSYAIGVAHPISIAIFDYSTSDKTQEELQEIVKSNFDLRPGIIAHNLDLKKPIYLETAKYGHFGKDGLSWERTIDLREKVKH, encoded by the exons ATGTTTTCAGATTCAGTAGAAAAAAGTTCGAGTATGGAAAAGAATTCAAAGACAAAtgatgaaacttttttcttcacatCGGAATCGGTTGGTGAGGGCCATCCCGATAAAATGTGTGATCAAATATCCGATGCTATTCTGGATGCACATTTAGCCCAGGATCCGGATGCAAAGGTGGCTTGTGAAGTTGTCACAAAGACGGgaatggtttttgtttttggggAAATCACTTCCAATGCCAAGGACATTAACTATCAAAAG ATTGTACGGAATGTAGTAAGGGATGTGGGCTATGATCACACAGATAAaggatttgattttaaaacttGTTGTGTTTTAATTTGTCTTGAAACACAGTCTTCAAATATTGCTTCTGGTGTTTGGAAAGGACACACGGATGAGGATCTTGGTGCTGGAGATCAAGGCATTATGTTTGGTTATGCAACAGATGAGACAGAAGAGGCAATGCCTCTAACTTTAATGCTTGCacacaaattgaataaaaaagttgccGATCTTCGGAGATCAGGAGAATTGCCTTGGGCTAGACCTGATACCAAAGCTCAAGTTACTTGTGAATATGCTATTAAAGATGGGGCATGTGTTCCTCTACGTGTGTCCGCTATAGTTCTTTCCGTGCAACATTGCCCTGATACACCAAGAGAAAGGATAATAGACGATCTCACGAAAAAGGTTATTACGTCGACTGTTCCAGAACGttatctaaataataacacTGTTCTTAAAATCAACCCCTGTGGAAGATTTGTCGTTGGGGGTCCTCAATGTAGGGCTGGCTTAACGGGTAGAAAAATGATTGTCGATACGTATGGAGGTTGGGGAGCTCATGGTGGAGGGGCTTTTTCGGGAAAGGATTATACAAAAGTTGACCGCTCTGGAGCTTATGCTGTTCGACAAGTAGCAAAATCATTAGTCAAATCTGGAATATGTAAGAGATGCTTAGTCCAAGTGTCTTATGCCATTGGAGTAGCTCATCCTATATCCATTGCTATATTTGACTATAGTACAAGTGATAAAACTCAAGAAGAACTTCAAGAAATTGTCAAGTCAAACTTTGACCTCAGGCCAGGAATCATTGCACACAATTTGGACTTGAAAAAGCCTATTTATTTAGAAACTGCCAAATATGGTCATTTTGGGAAGGATGGACTTTCATGGGAAAGAACTATAGATTTGAGAGAGAAAGTGAAGCACTAA